The region GCTGGTGTGCTTACTTTAAATAATTATTGCATGAATAGCCTTTTTGCTAGTGAAAGGTCTTCtttaaataatcacttttatactaAATTACAAAAAATTTGATAGCATATTTCAGTGGTCAAACACAACATTTTCTTGGCCTTCTTTTCCAGGTTTCTAAGTCTAAAAAATGTCAGCCGTAACATGGATCCTGGAAATCAAACCACATTCAGTGAATTTGTCCTGACGGGATTTTCTCAAAGCTTGCCGAAAAGAACAGTGTTATTCCTTTTGTTTTTAATCTGTTATGCGTTGACAATTTTTGGGAACGGCTTTCTGATCTTCACTGTCGCTGTCAGTCCTAGGATCCACACACCCATGTATTTTTTTCTCAGCAATTTGTCATTTTTGGATTTGTGCTACTCTTCAAATTCTCTTCCGAAAATGTTATTTGATGTATTTTCGAAAAAAAGAAGAATTTCAGTCATCGGCTGCTTGACCCAAATGTACATTGGTCTTTTCCTCGGAGGAACTGAGTGTATATTGCTGGCGGTGATGGCCTATGACCGGTACGTCGCTATATGTCTCCCCTTACGTTACACCACCATTATGAGCTGGAGGGTGTGTTGGAGCATCACCGTCATCATGTGGTCAGGAATTTTCATTATTTCAACTGCTCCCACTATGGCAAGACCTCTTGTGTTTTGCAGTAagaaccagatggaccattttgCTTGTGAGATTCTGACACTTTTAGAATTAGCATGCGGTGACATCTCCTTTTATAAGATGGCAATAGTTATCATCAGCTTCTTTACTCTTTTATCACCACTTATTTTTATTGTCATTTCTTACATTTGTATCATTGTAGCAGTGCTGAATATTAGCTCAGAAGGAGGTAGATCTAAAGCCTTCTCCACCTCCGCTTCCCACCTCACGGTGGTAATTATGTTTTATGGGACAAGCCTGACCATGTATATGGGACATACAAAACATTTTTCTTCTAGCTTTAAATATATTTCTCTGATGTATGGTGTAGTGACTCCTGTACTAAATCCAATGATATACAGCTTGAGGAACAACGAGGTTAAACAAGCATTTCAGAACATTTTTGTCAACTATCTTAAAAAACAAAACGTTTGAGAGGGACTCAGAGGGACTAACTAAAAAAATTTAACatttgaaaaacagaaaaaaatagaatAGTAGAAAAACACAAAatgttttacgtaaaaaaaaatgcagctaatGTGTAGAAATTGATaaataaaactattttttgcactataattaaaaaggaaaaagaggctctgcaaaagcaaaatggctccaaaAAAGATTGAGCAAAATACAAATACTTCATTCCCCATTCCCTCAAAAAAAAGTTAGGCTGTATGCACATGgtacatttttggtgcatttttgcagcattttttttttcctcggagTTGGCCCCAAAACGCTAGGAAATCCTTATGCCAGCAAAggcaatgagaatcctgaagtgttgtgcacatgatcagtattttTCCTTTCGGGATTTGTGgtgcctttaagggtatgtgtccacgttcaggattgcatcaggatttggtcaggatttttcatcagtatttgtaagccaaaaccaggagtgggtgataaatgcaaaagtggagcatatgtttctattatacttttcctctaattgttccactcctggttttggcttacaaatactgatggaaaatcctgaccaaatcctgatgcaatcctgaacgtggacacataccctaaatctgcagcatgccaattctgtcaaaatacgcagcaaaaatgaagctatagaaatgtttgtagatttgctgcatttttgctcttATATCCGGTGTGTCGTGAACAGATGACAGTGCGAGAAGCACCACTGGCTCTGATCGGTAGTAAGATTGTTACTGCCAGTCAGAGCTTTGCGGGGCcacactgtcagatgtcagcgtgagcccacagctgtgactcTGACCGGCAGTAAGCTTTTTACCGCCAGTGATGATAGACTGCTACACCCATCAGTCTacccctgctgtcgctgata is a window of Ranitomeya variabilis isolate aRanVar5 chromosome 2, aRanVar5.hap1, whole genome shotgun sequence DNA encoding:
- the LOC143804091 gene encoding olfactory receptor 13C9-like — encoded protein: MDPGNQTTFSEFVLTGFSQSLPKRTVLFLLFLICYALTIFGNGFLIFTVAVSPRIHTPMYFFLSNLSFLDLCYSSNSLPKMLFDVFSKKRRISVIGCLTQMYIGLFLGGTECILLAVMAYDRYVAICLPLRYTTIMSWRVCWSITVIMWSGIFIISTAPTMARPLVFCSKNQMDHFACEILTLLELACGDISFYKMAIVIISFFTLLSPLIFIVISYICIIVAVLNISSEGGRSKAFSTSASHLTVVIMFYGTSLTMYMGHTKHFSSSFKYISLMYGVVTPVLNPMIYSLRNNEVKQAFQNIFVNYLKKQNV